AGATATCAATAAACCGTTTACCAGCACTATGGTCGTCAAGAACCATCCCAGCATCAGCAATAATCTGGGACAACAAACGGCCATTATGGGCCAATCCTGGCACGGAGAGATAGTTTGGCTTCGAAGGGTGTGACTAGGTCAGGAGATGCATACTGCATGTCTTGCCACCAGATGGTGGAGCGGGAAGCGACGAAGTGCGAGGGGTGCCTATCGGAGCTCACCGAGCAGGTCAAGGCGTTCCCATGTCCAAAATGCAAGACTGTGATCGCTCTAGGAGATCCCCAGTGTTCCAGCTGTGGGCTTAAGTTCAAGGTGAGGACTGTCAAGCCGAAGGACAACGCACAGGACGATCAGTTCTTGATCAAGCTCATTGAGTGGGGGAAGGCTCCGGAGGAGGAACGGTCGGAATCCACGCCACCTATCCCTGAGGCGGTTGACCTTGCCAAGCCTGTGGAGGAGCCGGCGCAGGACAAGGTGCAGCGCCTGGCCCAGCTCAGGGAAAGCGTCAAAGATCTCATGGCGAACAGATCAGAGATGCTCGAGCGGATGGAGAGACGCATCGAGAACGAGAAGGCGCGGCTGGCCGAAATATCCGACATGGACGACAAATCATCTTCCGTCGACCAGGTCGAGGCCGAGATCATGGCACTTGCTGACGAGATGGCGGACATCACGATGCTTCAGGCCCATATGGAGTCATTATCAGACGAGATATCATCCCTTCTTGAGTCAGTGGATGTCAGCGAACCAGTCAAGGAGAGGGGATTGGCCGCCAGGGCGCTTAGAAAGAAGCTGGATGCCAAGGAGAAAGAGGTCGAGGAGCTGAAGGCTAAGGAGGAGCAGATAGCCAAGCGTGAGGAGATGGTCGACCGGAAGATCCAGGCGTATGCTTTGAAGAAGAAGCAACTCGATGACCACGAGGAGGAGCTCAAAGCTAAGCTCACGAAGCTGGAAGGGGAGAGACAGGAGCTTGAGAGGCTAAGGGCTGTTGCCCAGGGCGCCAGCACGGAATCGGAGCGCGAACAGGCGAAAGCCGAATGGTCAGAGGATCAGAAGAGGCTACGGCAGAAGCTCGTGGGCATCAGGTCGACAGTTACGCTTCATCAGACTAGCAATGAGGCTCCTCAGGAAGAGATCGAGCTGACGGAAGGCGACATAGAGAGCATGATGTCGGACTTGGAGGCTCAGATAGGCGCCCTGATCGTCGAGAAGATAGACCTCCAGAGCAAGATAACCGAGGCTTCGATGCTGGACGAGGACATGAAGAAGCTTCTGAAGGTGCTGGACCAGATGCTAGGCCAGTTGCCCGAGGAATCAATCGAGCGATTCTCCAAGTCAGACGAATTCGCGGTGTACGAACGCATCCTAGATAGATTCAAGATTTGAAAAACCCCTTAATCTACAAGGCCATATATCCCCAGACTAATACAGCAACATCCCCCAGCGATAGGTACGCAGATGGAGCCCGGCCACTATGGGTCTTAGAGACAAGGCTAGAGAGAGTGCATCGAAATCGGCCTCAGAGCCGGTCATCAGTGAGCCCGCTAAGGCTCTGTCAGAGCAACCTCCATCTACACCGCCGACCCCAGAACCTTCTACAGAGGCCCACCCTAAGGCCCTGGAACCGTCCGTGACATACCTCGTTGAGGAGGAAAGGCCTGACCTGGCCTACAAGCTGTTCATGGATGCGGCAGCACAGGGAATTCGGGGCATGATTGTATCGAGAACCTACCCCAAGAACCTCAGGAAGGCACTCGACCTTGGAGATGCCCCAGTGTACTGGCTGACGAATGCCATGAGCGACGAGGCCATAGGCCCCAAGGACCTCGAACGTCTGACCCTCGCAATAAGGAGGTATCTTGATGAGGGAGGCGGCCAGATGGTCCTCATAGACTCTCTCGAGTACATCATAACCAACAACAAGTTCGTCAGTGTTCTCCGGCTCATCCAAACCATCCGCGACCTCGTGGCCGTACGCAAGGCTGTGGGGATAGTCTCGATCAAGTCATCCACCCTTGAGCCAAGCAAACTAGCGTCCATCCAGAGAGAGCTCGAGGTATACTCCACCGACAGGAACGCGCGGCCCTCGGTCGTGCAACCAGACGCAGAGTCGAAGCTCATAAGCGAGCTCAAGCACGACGAGATAATCATCGAGGCCGAGAAGCTCGATGAGGCGAGGAAGAATCTCTCGACCCAAAGCGCGAAGATGGCCTCGGATACGCAGAGACTCACCCTCGACAGGCAGGAGCTCGAGAAGGAGCGTATGGAGGTCCGGCAGACCCTGGTCAGAGTGAGACAGACCCGGAAGGAGCTAGAGGATTTCAGGATCAAGCTTACCAAGGAAGAGGCGGAGCTGACCTCCAGGGTCAGGATCAAACTCGCCAAGGAGATGCAATCTCTAGACTCGAAGAAGGCAAACCTCGAGATGATGGAGAAAGAGGTCGAGACGAGGTATCAGCAGCTGGACAGGATCGTCGGTCTCAAGACAGAACAGAAGATGTTCGAAATCTCGGGTGAGAAGAAGCGCCAGGACGCGGAGCGGCAGAAGCTCTCCGAGATGATGTCCCGGATCGAGGCTGACCGCAGGACGATCGATGAGAGACTGCAGAGCATCCAGGAGAAGGAAGAGTTAGCAGAGAAATCTTCCGACGAGGCCAAGGTCCGAGAGAAGAAGCTCCAGGAGCGGGAGCACGCGATCGCGATCGACAAGGTCGAGATAGAGAAGGAGCGAGCTGCGGTCGATACTGAACGCAAGGATGTCGACAGGTCGAGAAAGACTCAGGACGACGAGATCGCGCAGATGAAGGCCGAGATCGGGAGGATGTCGGCTGATGTCACTCAGCGAGAGGAATCGGCCTCGACGCTCACTCACGAGCTCGAGACCCTCAAGTCCCGACTTGTCACCCAGGAGCAGATGCTGAACGAGCGGGAGAAGTCCGTGGCTCTGCGAACCGACGGCTTAGACAAGCGTGAGTCGTCCCTCGCATCTCTCGAGACCGAGGCCAGGCAGATGCTGGAGAAGGCAAACCTGCTCGATACTGCCGCAAAGAACAAGGAGGCTCAGCTCAACAACGAGCATGAGAAGATCCAAGAGGAGATCGAGAACCTCAGAGTAGAGCTCAACAAACGCTCGGCTGACCTGCAGAAGCACGAGGAGAAGCTGAGGTCGGATGAGGACAGGTTCTCGAAGGAGAGCGAGGCAAGGGGCAAGGCCCTAGCAGAACTGGAATCGCATCTGAAGGAGCAGGGCGCTAGTCTGCAGAAACTCAGGGATGCTCTCGACAAACGCGAGGTCGCCGTGAAGACCGTCGAGGTGGAAATCGACCAGATCAAGAACGAGTCTGAGGAGTTCGCGGCCTCCTTGAACGATCAGAAGGCCGCATTCGAGAAGGAGTCGCAGAAGACCAAAGCTAGCTTGATCGAGGAGAGGAACGCGTTCGAGCAGGACACGCTAGCCTTTGAGCGTGACAGGGCCGATACTCAGAGACAGATCGCAGAGGCGGAGAAGGAGATAGACGAGAAGCTGGCGAGGATCGAGGAGGAGCGCAGGGAGGTCGAGGAGAAGTCTCTCGCAGTTGAGGAGATGAAGACCATACTGAACCAGCGTGCCAGCGATGTGGCCTCCTCGGAGCTCAAGATGGCGGAGGAGCGCGTATCGATCGAAGGGCTGAGGCGCGAGTTGACGAAGAAGCGGGAAGAGATGGAGATGCTGGAGCGCGACCTGGCAATCAAGCATCAGAACATCCAGGCCACCGCCGAGCTGGTCCAGAATACCAAATCAACCGTGGACGAGCGGGAAGGTCTCCTGAGGGAGCAGCTGTTGGTCTCAGAGAATGAAAGGAACACGCTGGAGGCAAAGAGAGTTGCCTTGGAAAGCCAACAGTCGGAGCTGGAGAAAGAGAGGGACGAGGTCGCTACTAAGGCTGAGGAGACAGCTGCTCAGCAGACCGAGCTGGAAGAGTGGAAAGCCCAGCTCGATGAGATCTCAGAATCATTGAAGGCCAAGGGGGCCGAGATCAAGGCAAAAGAAGCTGCGATCCTGGCGTCCAAGGACGATTACACGAAGATGAAGGAGGAGCTCGTAGCCGAGAAGGCCGAGCTTGAAGGCGATTACAATTCGAAGTTCTCGCAGATCGAGGACAAGAGCAGGCTCCTCGAGGCGGAGGCCGCATCGCTCGAAGCGGTCCGCAACAAGATGACGCTCTCAGAACAGGATGCGAGCGGACGGGAGGAGGCCATACTCGCGGCAGAAGGCGTCCTCGGGGAACGTGAAAAGAAGCTTGCGGATTCAGAACTGGCGTTCCAATCGGCCAAGAGGGCAATAAGCGAGCAGTTGGATAACCTGAAGCTCGAGAAGCAGTCCATGGAGGAACAGAAGAACAAACTTGCGAAGGACTGGGAGGCCCTCCAGCAGGAAAAGGACGGGATCCAGAAAGAGATAGAAGCCTCGTGGACCGAACTGGAGTCGGCCAAGAAGGACTTGGAGGAGCGGGCCGGGGCACTCGAGGAGAAGGGAGATGCACTGTCAGCCCGTGAGAATGACCTCAATACATCCGCGGGAGATGTTGCCGCGAGGAAAGCAGAGTTGCAGCAACTTGAGCTCAGACTGAACGAATCGCATTCGACGCTCAAATCAAAAGAGGAAGAGCTCAAGAGGATGACTACAGAGATCGAGGGGCTCAAGATTGAGGTCGGCCAGAAACATGAGGCATCTCAGCAGAGCATAATGGCGATGCAGCACGACCTCGAGCAGAAGACGGCCGCTCTCGAGGAGGAGAAGGCTGGGCTCGAAGCCGAAAAGGCACGGACGATTGCGAGCATTGAATCTGAACGGGCGGCCATTGCCTCTGAACAGTCCCGAATTATCGATGAATTGAATTCCGAGAAGGCGACTGTGGCGACCGAGAAGGCGGAACTGAAGCAAGAGGCCAGCAGGATCTCGACCGCCAAGGCCGAGATCGTTCAGGCGCAGGAGCAGATCGAGGCGAAGTATGCAGAGACCGAGACGCGGGCGCGGGAGGGCAAGTCCCGTGATGAGAAGATCGTGCAGAGGGAGATACTTCTAGCGGAGCGAGAGGCTGCGGTTGCCAGCACCGAGGTTGAGTCAAGAAAGGCACTCGAGGCAGAAGGAATGACCCTCCAGAGAGCCAAGGCAGAAATCGACTCCCTGAGGGCAGAACTTGGACGGGAAGAAGCCGCCTTGGAGGAATCACGGAATGACCTGTCTGAGGCTCACATGGAACTGGGGCAGGAGAAGGTTGCCCTGGAAGAATCAAGGAAGCAACTCTCTGAAGCTCATGCAGAATTGGCTGACAACAAGACCCTTCTGG
The Candidatus Thermoplasmatota archaeon genome window above contains:
- a CDS encoding DUF835 domain-containing protein, which codes for MGLRDKARESASKSASEPVISEPAKALSEQPPSTPPTPEPSTEAHPKALEPSVTYLVEEERPDLAYKLFMDAAAQGIRGMIVSRTYPKNLRKALDLGDAPVYWLTNAMSDEAIGPKDLERLTLAIRRYLDEGGGQMVLIDSLEYIITNNKFVSVLRLIQTIRDLVAVRKAVGIVSIKSSTLEPSKLASIQRELEVYSTDRNARPSVVQPDAESKLISELKHDEIIIEAEKLDEARKNLSTQSAKMASDTQRLTLDRQELEKERMEVRQTLVRVRQTRKELEDFRIKLTKEEAELTSRVRIKLAKEMQSLDSKKANLEMMEKEVETRYQQLDRIVGLKTEQKMFEISGEKKRQDAERQKLSEMMSRIEADRRTIDERLQSIQEKEELAEKSSDEAKVREKKLQEREHAIAIDKVEIEKERAAVDTERKDVDRSRKTQDDEIAQMKAEIGRMSADVTQREESASTLTHELETLKSRLVTQEQMLNEREKSVALRTDGLDKRESSLASLETEARQMLEKANLLDTAAKNKEAQLNNEHEKIQEEIENLRVELNKRSADLQKHEEKLRSDEDRFSKESEARGKALAELESHLKEQGASLQKLRDALDKREVAVKTVEVEIDQIKNESEEFAASLNDQKAAFEKESQKTKASLIEERNAFEQDTLAFERDRADTQRQIAEAEKEIDEKLARIEEERREVEEKSLAVEEMKTILNQRASDVASSELKMAEERVSIEGLRRELTKKREEMEMLERDLAIKHQNIQATAELVQNTKSTVDEREGLLREQLLVSENERNTLEAKRVALESQQSELEKERDEVATKAEETAAQQTELEEWKAQLDEISESLKAKGAEIKAKEAAILASKDDYTKMKEELVAEKAELEGDYNSKFSQIEDKSRLLEAEAASLEAVRNKMTLSEQDASGREEAILAAEGVLGEREKKLADSELAFQSAKRAISEQLDNLKLEKQSMEEQKNKLAKDWEALQQEKDGIQKEIEASWTELESAKKDLEERAGALEEKGDALSARENDLNTSAGDVAARKAELQQLELRLNESHSTLKSKEEELKRMTTEIEGLKIEVGQKHEASQQSIMAMQHDLEQKTAALEEEKAGLEAEKARTIASIESERAAIASEQSRIIDELNSEKATVATEKAELKQEASRISTAKAEIVQAQEQIEAKYAETETRAREGKSRDEKIVQREILLAEREAAVASTEVESRKALEAEGMTLQRAKAEIDSLRAELGREEAALEESRNDLSEAHMELGQEKVALEESRKQLSEAHAELADNKTLLEQKEAAISSGSAELGLEKAALEESEKELAEAHAELAQKKQFLDQNESAIASGSAELTSQMSALEESKQGMTRALAELAEKKTVLEQKEAAIFNSSAELENKAMSLAQMESKLAGEMKSLESRQAALNMREQDAGKSMDEYRAVLDEIAKEGEGLKSKESDLKARTAQLEQSINDLELLQAATERERNLIDQKDAGLEQLRMELEKWRIELMDKREQLEEEVRERVTEVSHQAASLTRPQAATVTDDALLRREIELRNLEEHLRSRGRDLETKERTVAVEMERLEKERTEVQDIWDKVDFSKKGIAAVMDEKTIVELERRKQELDQLYLKLSDREETIRKDEARLEGEWSRLQTIEEELSDLARVLKSKDDDIKRLDGPA